The following DNA comes from Ignavibacteria bacterium.
TGAATTGAACGTTTTGTAATTCTATATAGCATTTTAAAATAAGGCACATCAAGCCAAACAATTGTTTCAGCTCTTCCAATCGTCAGATCCTGATTCCGCGGATAATTACCGTCAATAATCCAACTTGGGGTTAGCGTGATTTCATCAACTTTCGAACGAAATTCTTCATTCTTAGATTCCTGCCAATCAGGTTTCCAGTAAATATTATCAAGCTCGTGATGGTTAATACTCAGAATTTGAGATAATTTTTGTGCAAAAGTAGTTTTGCCGCTGCCGTTAGCACCCACTACTAATATTTTTTTTCCTAAGTTCATTTTCATAGTCATCCTGTCACTTTAAGCCCTGCGGGCTAATAAAGTTCACCGGATGAATTTTATTTTCTCCCAGAATTTCATTTCATCACTTCTGTTTCTTATCCTTACCCAGTTTTTTTCACTGAATTTTTCTTCCATAAACAGTTTATATCTTCTTTTTTTTCTCTTATAGGAAAAGAATGCATATTTCATCACTGAATCCTTCGAGAACAGCCTTCTGAAGCTTTCGCGGTTACCGTGCCACAGCGGGTCACCGCTTAAGGCACGAAATACCGATCTTTTGAATGTTCTGTAAACCGAAACGTAATGCGGTACATCCAGCCATATTACAGTATCACAGGCTGGAAGTGTTACATCCTGGTTCCTTGCATAATTGCC
Coding sequences within:
- a CDS encoding AAA family ATPase → MIKGKKILIIGPNGSGKTTIGKKLAAKTGLPFYELDYYSWQPNWVETDYTLFRNKTIELTSLEEWIIDGNYARNQDVTLPACDTVIWLDVPHYVSVYRTFKRSVFRALSGDPLWHGNRESFRRLFSKDSVMKYAFFSYKRKKRRYKLFMEEKFSEKNWVRIRNRSDEMKFWEKIKFIR
- a CDS encoding ATP-binding cassette domain-containing protein, producing the protein MKMNLGKKILVVGANGSGKTTFAQKLSQILSINHHELDNIYWKPDWQESKNEEFRSKVDEITLTPSWIIDGNYPRNQDLTIGRAETIVWLDVPYFKMLYRITKRSIHRILTQKPLWHDNRESFRKLFSKDSIIFFAMRTYGTKKSKYKRIINGNEFSDKNWVRIRNRSDEKKFWEDLFIR